A window from Citrus sinensis cultivar Valencia sweet orange chromosome 3, DVS_A1.0, whole genome shotgun sequence encodes these proteins:
- the LOC102608784 gene encoding uncharacterized protein LOC102608784 isoform X1, whose protein sequence is MMGQIRKTIETLDRTLTHSVHTLLFNRHSTKILTHLIEISCFSVVCCHLTILLSLFRIVLSSFHHHHKQFKGLARWLTSHMKEFHDFLMGIGKTEINLRRLLGAAPQQQNQAKLIHYVATLREQLEQLAEERTPEGLPRISKAQVNDYSEKIEAIASKLVTPLPPVRVSEDALRSNSLKTSTSKSDGETQAPSSPGLRRRFVPASNLEDRTQGTVDADTSEPVKLDAQAHAHIEKQRKLQESLTDEMVGLARQLKESSLLISQSVQNTEKVLDSTEKAIEQSLASTGHTNVRAMKIYSESSKTTCFTWLLMLVMTCIFIMVVLLIRVT, encoded by the exons ATGATGGGCCAGATTCGTAAGACTATTGAAACCCTAGATCGAACCCTCACTCATTCAGTCCACACTCTGCTGTTCAATAGACATTCTACCAAAATCCTCACTCATTTAATCGAAATTTCCTGTTTCTCCGTCGTATGCTGTCATCTCACCATCCTTTTGTCATTGTTTCGCATCGTTCTTTCATCATTTCACCATCACCACAAGCAGTTCAAAGGCCTTGCAAG ATGGTTGACATCACACATGAAGGAGTTTCAT GATTTTCTGATGGGTATTGGTAAaactgaaataaatttgaggaGGTTGCTTGGCGCTGCGCCTCAGCAACAGAATCAGGCTAAACTTATACAT TATGTTGCCACTCTACGCGAACAATTAGAACAGCTGGCTGAAGAGAGAACTCCTGAAGGGTTACCGAG AATATCAAAGGCTCAGGTGAATGATTATTCAGAGAAGATTGAAGCCATTGCGTCTAAATTAGTTACTCCATTG CCTCCTGTTCGAGTATCTGAAGACGCTTTAAGGAGTAATTCTTTGAAAACAAGCACTTCTAAATCAGATGGAGAAACTCAGGCTCCCTCATCTCCGGGGCTGAGAAGGCGATTTGT GCCTGCCTCAAATCTTGAAGATAGAACTCAGGGCACTGTTGACGCTGATACATCAGAACCAGTCAAATTGGATGCTCAAGCACATGCTCATATTGAAAAGCAAAG AAAGCTTCAAGAGAGCCTGACAGATGAAATGGTTGGGTTGGCACGACAACTCAAAGAGAGCAGTCTCCTAATAAGCCAATCTGTGCAAAATACTGAAAAA GTGCTTGATTCAACCGAGAAGGCTATTGAGCAAAGCCTGGCAAGCACTGGCCACACCAATGTGCGGGCTATGAAGATATACTCAGAGAGTTCTAAGACTACATGTTTTACATGGCTACTAATGCTTGTAATGACTTGTATTTTTATCATGGTTGTGCTTCTCATTCGTGTCACCTAA
- the LOC102608784 gene encoding uncharacterized protein LOC102608784 isoform X3 → MKEFHDFLMGIGKTEINLRRLLGAAPQQQNQAKLIHYVATLREQLEQLAEERTPEGLPRISKAQVNDYSEKIEAIASKLVTPLPPVRVSEDALRSNSLKTSTSKSDGETQAPSSPGLRRRFVPASNLEDRTQGTVDADTSEPVKLDAQAHAHIEKQRKLQESLTDEMVGLARQLKESSLLISQSVQNTEKVLDSTEKAIEQSLASTGHTNVRAMKIYSESSKTTCFTWLLMLVMTCIFIMVVLLIRVT, encoded by the exons ATGAAGGAGTTTCAT GATTTTCTGATGGGTATTGGTAAaactgaaataaatttgaggaGGTTGCTTGGCGCTGCGCCTCAGCAACAGAATCAGGCTAAACTTATACAT TATGTTGCCACTCTACGCGAACAATTAGAACAGCTGGCTGAAGAGAGAACTCCTGAAGGGTTACCGAG AATATCAAAGGCTCAGGTGAATGATTATTCAGAGAAGATTGAAGCCATTGCGTCTAAATTAGTTACTCCATTG CCTCCTGTTCGAGTATCTGAAGACGCTTTAAGGAGTAATTCTTTGAAAACAAGCACTTCTAAATCAGATGGAGAAACTCAGGCTCCCTCATCTCCGGGGCTGAGAAGGCGATTTGT GCCTGCCTCAAATCTTGAAGATAGAACTCAGGGCACTGTTGACGCTGATACATCAGAACCAGTCAAATTGGATGCTCAAGCACATGCTCATATTGAAAAGCAAAG AAAGCTTCAAGAGAGCCTGACAGATGAAATGGTTGGGTTGGCACGACAACTCAAAGAGAGCAGTCTCCTAATAAGCCAATCTGTGCAAAATACTGAAAAA GTGCTTGATTCAACCGAGAAGGCTATTGAGCAAAGCCTGGCAAGCACTGGCCACACCAATGTGCGGGCTATGAAGATATACTCAGAGAGTTCTAAGACTACATGTTTTACATGGCTACTAATGCTTGTAATGACTTGTATTTTTATCATGGTTGTGCTTCTCATTCGTGTCACCTAA
- the LOC102613584 gene encoding uncharacterized protein LOC102613584 has translation MSSIEPFNRLVKLVARAFYDDITTKGDNQPKSGRSDNRGIAVVVLDALTRRQWVREEDLAKDLKLHSKQLRRTLRFLEEEKLVARDHRKETAKGAKIYSAAVAATADGQPFAKEGEEKIKLHTHSYCSLDYAQIYDVVRYRIHRMRKKLKDELECKNTVQEYICPNCQRRYNALDALRLVSLEDDSFHCENCNGELVAESDKLAAQEGGDGDDNARRRRREKLKDLLQKLEVQLKPLMEQINRVKDLDVPEFGTLQAWEARASAAGRAANGDSSSNDPNKSSQGYGGTPMPFLGDTKVEVAFSGAEGKQVDVKSETDSTPQKVLPPWMIKQGMNLTKEQRGEVKQESKMDGSSATGGLSDDKKSTVEDDKASLQDEYIRAYYAALLKKQQELDEAAKNQQESSNTPISDGLSGASSNRQVGMKSKREEVEGDDDVDWEEAPVAGTTSESFKVHDLNVEAEASAEDEDDIDWEEG, from the exons ATGAGCAGTATCGAACCTTTTAATCG ATTAGTGAAGCTTGTGGCGAGGGCGTTCTACGATGATATAACAACAAAAGGAGATAACCAGCCGAAATCCGGGAGGAGTGACAACAGAGGGATTGCGGTAGTGGTGCTTGATGCGCTCACGAG aCGACAGTGGGTTAGAGAAGAAGATTTAGCAAAGGATTTGAAACTACACTCAAAGCAGCTTCGACGGACTTTGCGATTtttggaagaagaaaaactagTTGCTCGAGATCATAGGAAAGAG acTGCTAAGGGTGCAAAGATATATAGTGCTGCTGTTGCTGCCACAGCTGACGGTCAGCCGTTTGCAAAAGAGGGAGAAGAAAAGATTAAACTGCACACTCACTCTTACTGCTCTCTAGATTATGCACAG ATCTATGATGTTGTTAGGTATAGAATACACCGTATGAGGAAAAAACTGAAGGATGAGCTGGAATGCAAAAACACAGTTCAAGAGTACATATGCCCTAATTGTCAGCGAAG ATATAATGCTTTGGATGCGTTGAGGTTGGTTTCTCTAGAAGACGATTCTTTTCACTGTGAAAATTGTAATGGAGAACTTGTGGCAGAGAGTGACAAGTTAGCAGCTCAAGAAGGGGGAGATGGGGATGACAATGCAAGAAGGCGACGACGTGAAAAACTAAAGGACTTGCTTCAAAAATTGGAG GTTCAGCTGAAGCCATTGATGGAACAAATCAACCGAGTAAAAGACTTGGATGTTCCTGAATTTGGAACGCTTCAAGCATGGGAAGCTCGAGCAAGTGCTGCTGGACGTGCTGCAAATGGAGATTCTAGTTCCAATGATCCAAACAAGTCTTCTCAGGGTTATGGTGGGACACCAATGCCATTTCTTGGAGATACAAAG GTTGAAGTTGCCTTTTCTGGCGCTGAAGGAAAGCAGGTGGATGTCAAATCAGAAACTGATAGTACACCCCAGAAAGTCTTACCACCTTGGATGATCAAGCAAGGAATGAACCTTACAAAGGAACAACGAGGAGAGGTTAAGCAGGAGTCAAAGATGGATGGAAGCTCAGCAACAGGAGGATTATCAGATGACAAAAAGTCAACTGTTGAAGATGATAAAGCGAGTTTACAG GATGAGTATATTAGAGCATATTATGCTGCTCTGTTGAAGAAACAACAAGAACTAGACGAAGCTGCTAAGAATCAACAAGAATCTTCAAATACACCTATCTCTGATGGTCTTTCTGGGGCATCTTCTAATCGTCAAGTGGGCATGAAGTCAAAACGTGAGGAGGTTGAGggagatgatgatgttgattGGGAAGAGGCTCCCGTTGCAG GTACCACATCTGAAAGTTTCAAGGTACATGATTTGAATGTTGAAGCTGAGGCTTCTGCAGAAGATGAGGACGATATAGACTGGGAGGAAGGTTGA
- the LOC102608784 gene encoding uncharacterized protein LOC102608784 isoform X4, whose amino-acid sequence MGIGKTEINLRRLLGAAPQQQNQAKLIHYVATLREQLEQLAEERTPEGLPRISKAQVNDYSEKIEAIASKLVTPLPPVRVSEDALRSNSLKTSTSKSDGETQAPSSPGLRRRFVPASNLEDRTQGTVDADTSEPVKLDAQAHAHIEKQRKLQESLTDEMVGLARQLKESSLLISQSVQNTEKVLDSTEKAIEQSLASTGHTNVRAMKIYSESSKTTCFTWLLMLVMTCIFIMVVLLIRVT is encoded by the exons ATGGGTATTGGTAAaactgaaataaatttgaggaGGTTGCTTGGCGCTGCGCCTCAGCAACAGAATCAGGCTAAACTTATACAT TATGTTGCCACTCTACGCGAACAATTAGAACAGCTGGCTGAAGAGAGAACTCCTGAAGGGTTACCGAG AATATCAAAGGCTCAGGTGAATGATTATTCAGAGAAGATTGAAGCCATTGCGTCTAAATTAGTTACTCCATTG CCTCCTGTTCGAGTATCTGAAGACGCTTTAAGGAGTAATTCTTTGAAAACAAGCACTTCTAAATCAGATGGAGAAACTCAGGCTCCCTCATCTCCGGGGCTGAGAAGGCGATTTGT GCCTGCCTCAAATCTTGAAGATAGAACTCAGGGCACTGTTGACGCTGATACATCAGAACCAGTCAAATTGGATGCTCAAGCACATGCTCATATTGAAAAGCAAAG AAAGCTTCAAGAGAGCCTGACAGATGAAATGGTTGGGTTGGCACGACAACTCAAAGAGAGCAGTCTCCTAATAAGCCAATCTGTGCAAAATACTGAAAAA GTGCTTGATTCAACCGAGAAGGCTATTGAGCAAAGCCTGGCAAGCACTGGCCACACCAATGTGCGGGCTATGAAGATATACTCAGAGAGTTCTAAGACTACATGTTTTACATGGCTACTAATGCTTGTAATGACTTGTATTTTTATCATGGTTGTGCTTCTCATTCGTGTCACCTAA
- the LOC102608784 gene encoding uncharacterized protein LOC102608784 isoform X2, with amino-acid sequence MLSSHHPFVIVSHRSFIISPSPQAVQRPCKDFLMGIGKTEINLRRLLGAAPQQQNQAKLIHYVATLREQLEQLAEERTPEGLPRISKAQVNDYSEKIEAIASKLVTPLPPVRVSEDALRSNSLKTSTSKSDGETQAPSSPGLRRRFVPASNLEDRTQGTVDADTSEPVKLDAQAHAHIEKQRKLQESLTDEMVGLARQLKESSLLISQSVQNTEKVLDSTEKAIEQSLASTGHTNVRAMKIYSESSKTTCFTWLLMLVMTCIFIMVVLLIRVT; translated from the exons ATGCTGTCATCTCACCATCCTTTTGTCATTGTTTCGCATCGTTCTTTCATCATTTCACCATCACCACAAGCAGTTCAAAGGCCTTGCAAG GATTTTCTGATGGGTATTGGTAAaactgaaataaatttgaggaGGTTGCTTGGCGCTGCGCCTCAGCAACAGAATCAGGCTAAACTTATACAT TATGTTGCCACTCTACGCGAACAATTAGAACAGCTGGCTGAAGAGAGAACTCCTGAAGGGTTACCGAG AATATCAAAGGCTCAGGTGAATGATTATTCAGAGAAGATTGAAGCCATTGCGTCTAAATTAGTTACTCCATTG CCTCCTGTTCGAGTATCTGAAGACGCTTTAAGGAGTAATTCTTTGAAAACAAGCACTTCTAAATCAGATGGAGAAACTCAGGCTCCCTCATCTCCGGGGCTGAGAAGGCGATTTGT GCCTGCCTCAAATCTTGAAGATAGAACTCAGGGCACTGTTGACGCTGATACATCAGAACCAGTCAAATTGGATGCTCAAGCACATGCTCATATTGAAAAGCAAAG AAAGCTTCAAGAGAGCCTGACAGATGAAATGGTTGGGTTGGCACGACAACTCAAAGAGAGCAGTCTCCTAATAAGCCAATCTGTGCAAAATACTGAAAAA GTGCTTGATTCAACCGAGAAGGCTATTGAGCAAAGCCTGGCAAGCACTGGCCACACCAATGTGCGGGCTATGAAGATATACTCAGAGAGTTCTAAGACTACATGTTTTACATGGCTACTAATGCTTGTAATGACTTGTATTTTTATCATGGTTGTGCTTCTCATTCGTGTCACCTAA